The DNA sequence TTTTTAAAATTATTTCTTAAATTGTTATATAAAATATGTTATTCTCCGCCCTTAATTTTTTTTTTTGGGCGGTTTAAAGAAAAATGTTTAAGTTTGATTTTTAAAATATAAATTAAAATAATATAAAAAATATTTATTTAATTTGACCTCTTAATAAATTATTTATTTCAACTTTAGTTAATGTTTTTGAATCAACTTTTTTAACTATAATAGCACTATATAAGCTATATTTTTTATTTTTAGATAAAATATTTCCAGATACTACAACTGAATTTTTTGGAACTCTTCCGAAGTAAATTTTATCTTCTGTTCTATCATAAATTTTAGTACTTTGTCCAATAAATACACCCATTGATATTACTGATCCATGTTCTATTATTACTCCTTCAACAATTTCAGATCTTGCTCCAATAAAACAATTATCTTCAATAATAGTTGGATTATTTTGTAACGGTTCTAATACTCCACCAATTCCAACCCCTCCGGATATATGTACATTGTTTCCTATTTGAGCACAAGATCCTATAGTAGACCATGTATCAATCATTGTATTTTTTCCAATATATGCTCCGATATTAATAAAACAAGGCATTAAAACAGTATTTTTTTCAATAAATGAACCGTATCTTACGATTGCTGAAGGAACTATTCTAACTTTATCTCTTTTAAATTCTTTTGTTGTATAATTTTTATATTTTAATTTAATTTTATCGTAATAATTTGTAATTTTTCCATTAAATATTTTGTTTTTTTTTAAATATAAAAATAATAAAATAGCTTGTTTAATCCATTGATGAGTAATCCATATATTATTTATTTTTTCTGAAACTCTTAATTTTCCTAAATTAATCATATGTATAACAGAGTAAATAGCATTAATTATTTTTTCATTTTTTTTTTTAAATAAGTTTTTTTCTTTTTGTTTATACGTTTTTTTTATAATATTTTTTAAATTTTCCATATAATATTTCCTAAAATAAATCTATATTTTTAATAAATTTTTTGGTTTAAAAAAATTAAACAATTTTTTCATTTTTTCTTAATGTTAATACTTCATATCCATTTTTTGTTATTAAAATAGTATGTTCATATTGTGCTGATAAACTCTTATCACGTGTTCTAATTGTCCATAAATCTTTATCACATATAATATGTCTTTTCCCTTCATTAATCATTGGCTCTATTGTAAATATCATATTTTCTTTTAAAATAATTTCTTGATTTGGTGAATCATAATGTAATATATATGGTTCTTCATGAAAACTTTTACCAATTCCATGCCCACAATATTCTTTTACTATAGAAAAATTATTTTTATATGCTATATTTTGAATAGTTTGTCCAATTTTTCTTAATTTAATTCCTGGTTTAATTATTTTTATTGATTCATATAAACTTTTTAAAGTAATTTTACATAGTTTTTTTGCTATTTTTGAGCATTTTCCTATTAAAAACATTTGAGATGAGTCACCAAAATATCCATCTTTTTTTAATGAAATATCAATATTTAATATATCTCCATTTTTTAAAATTATGTTTTTATTAGGTATTCCATGACAAACTACATCATTTACAGAGATACATATAGATTTTGGGTATTTTTTATATCCTAAGCATGCTGAAGTAACTTTTAATTTGTTATAAATATAATCATGACATATATTATTTATTTCTTCTGTACTTATTCCTATATCAATTTTTTTTTTTATCATGGTAAGAACTTTAGAAGTTAATTTTCCAACTTCTTTCATTTTTTTTATATCAAAATTATTTTTAATAATAATCACTCTATTAAACCTTATATTTTTAATTCAAAAGAAATAAAATATTTTATTAAAATTTTATATTTTTTATATTTTTTTTAAATATATAAATATAATACATTTTTTATTAATTTTTTGTTAATATTTATATTTTTTAATATTTATTTAATATAAATTTACATTAAATTATATATAATATATATAATAAAAAAAAATCATTATTTTTTTTAATTTTTTATAATTTTTTCTTTAAAATTTAAAGGATGGATATGATAAATATTTCTATGAAAGATATGTTAAAAGCTGGTGTTCACTTTGGTCATCAAACTCGTTATTGGAATCCAAAGATGAAGCCATTTATATTTGGTTCTCAAAATAAAATTCATATTATTAATTTAGAAAAAACTCTTCCTATGTTTCAAACAGCATTAATAGAATTAAAAAAAATTCATTCTAAAAATGGAAAAATTTTATTTGTTGGAACTAAAAAATCAGCGAGCAGTTTAATTAAAAATTGTGCTATTCTTTGTAAACAATATTATGTAAATTATCGTTGGTTAGGTGGAATGTTAACAAATTGGAAAACTGTAAGACAATCTATACAGTATTTAAAAAATTTAGAAATTCAATCTAAAGATGGAACATTTAATAAATTAACAAAAAAAGAAGCTTTAATTAGAACACGAAAGTTATTAAAATTAGAAAATAGTTTAGGTGGAATTAAAGATATGGGAGGAATTCCTGATTGTTTATTTATAATTGATGCAGATTATGAAAATATTGCAATAAAAGAAGCACATAATTTAGGTATTCCAATATTTTCAATTGTAGATACAAATTCTAATCCAGATGGAATAAATTTTATTATTCCAGGAAATGATGATGCAATAAGATCTGTTAATTTTTATTTAAATAAAGTAATTTCAGTAATTCAAGAAAATTATACAAAAATAAAAAAAAATACATTCAAAAAAATAAAAAAATAATTAAATTATTTATTTAATATTTTTATATTATTTAGATTACAAATAATATCAAATTATTTTTTTTTTTATTTTTAAAAAAATTATTTTTTACATTATAGGAAAAAAATGAAAATTTCATCTAAGTTGGTAAAAGAATTAAGATCGATTACTGGTGTTGGTATATTAGATTGTAAAAAAGCTTTATTAAAAAAAAAAGGAGATATTAATTCTTCAATTGATTATTTAAGAAAACAAGGTATTTCAAAAGCATTAAATAAATTTTCTAGAAAAACATTACAAGGATCTATTTTTTCTGGTATAAAAAAAAATATTGGAGCATTATTAGAATTAAATTGTGAAACAGATTTTGTTTCTAAAGATAAATATTTTATTAATTTTGGTAATAAAATAATTCAAACAGCATTAAAAAAAAATATTAATAATTTGAATGATTTAAGAATTTTATTTGAATCAGAAAGAACAAATTTAGTTTCTATTATAGGAGAAAATATTAAAATTTCTAGATTTTCTGTGTTAATTGGAAATTTTATTAATTCATATATTCATAGATCAAGAATTGGAGTTCTTGTACAAAGTAATTCAAGTAATGATATTTTAACTAAAAATATTGCAATGCATATTGCAGCAAGTAAACCATTATATTTAAATCCAGAAAGTGTACCTAAAGATATTGTTTTACGTGAACAAAATATTCAATTATCTATGTCTACTCAAACAGGAAAATCTCATTCTATAGCAAAAAAAATAGTTTCTGGTAGAATGAAAAAATTTTTTAGTGAAATTACTTTATTAAAACAATTATTTATTTTAGATTCTAAAAAAACAGTAGAAAATTTTTTATTAGAAAATAAAATTGTTTTAAAAAATTTTTTACGATTTGAGATGGGGGAAGTTTAAAGATAGAATTTTTTAATAAAATAAATAATTTATATATAATAAATTATATTTTTATAAAATTTTTAAAATTATTTTTTAATAAAAATATAGAGGTTTTATAGGTTTTATATATGAATATATCTCGTAGTTCATTAAAATACTCTAGGGTAGTTTTAAAATTAAGTGGAGAATCATTAACAAAAGTTAATAATTTTTCTAATATTGATTCAAATGCTTTATTTTCTTTATCTAAAGAAATAAAACAAATAATTGATTTAAATGTAGAGTTGAGTATTGTAATTGGAGCAGGAAATTTATTTCGAGGAAGTCAATTACAAAAAATAGGAATAAATCGTGTAGCAGCTGATCATATAGGAATGCTTTCTACAATTATAAATGGATTAGTTATACACAACTCTCTGAGTAAAATGAACATTAAAACATCTTTAATGTCTGCTATTCCTGTAAATGGAATTTGTGAAATTTATGATTGGAATAAAGCTATAAATTTATTATCTAATAAAACAGTTGTAATTTTTTCTGCAGGTATTGGAAATCCATTTTTTACGACAGATTCAGCTGCATGTTTAAGAGCTATTGAAATTAAAGCTGATATTGTTTTAAAAGGGACTAAAGTAGATGGAGTTTATACTTCTGATCCAAAGAAAAATATTAATTCTGTATTATATTCTAAATTAAGTTATCAAGAAGTTTTGGAAAAAGAATTAAAAGTTATGGATTTATCTGCTTTTACTTTAGCTCGAGATTATAATATACCAATACGAGTTTTTAATATTAATAATTCTGGAGCATTAAAGAGAATCATTCAAGGATTTAATGAAGGAACATTAATTAATTAAAATTATTTAAAAATATTTTAATGAAGTTTTTATTATTTTAATAAATTTTAAAAAAATAAATTTAAATTTATATTAATTATAATTTTATAATAAAATTTAAAAAATTGAGTTAAACAAAAATGGAAAATATTAAAAAAGACACACGAATGAATATGGAAAAATGTATTAAAAATTTTTCTATATTAATTAATAAATTACGAACAGATCGTGCATCTCCTGATTTAATAAAAGATTTAAGTATTGAATATTATGGAAAAAAAATTTTACTACATAATATTTCTAATATTATTGTAGAAGATTCTAGAACATTACGAATTAATACTTTTGATAAAAATACTAATAAAGAAATAGAAAAAGCTATTATGAATTCTAATCTTGGTTTAAATCCAATTTCTGTTGGAGGTATAATTAGAGTTCCTATTCCTCCATTAACTGAAGAAAGAAGAAAAAATTTAATAAAAATTTTATATCAAAAATCTGAAAAAAGTAAAATATGTATTAGAATGGTAAGAAAAAATTCAAATAATATAATTAAAAATTTAATAAAAAATAAAAGTATAGGAAAAAATGAAGAAAAAAAATATATTAATGAAATTCAAATTTTAACTGATTTTTATATTAAAGAAATTGATAATTTAAAAAAAATAAAAGAAAAATCTTTATTTCATATTTAAAAAAATATTTTTTTATTTTTTAACATATATTATATTTTTATTTTAAATTAATATATTTAAATTAATAAATACATTATTTATTCATAAATAATGTATTTTAAAATATAAAAAAATATAAATATAAAAATCAATATAAATATAAAAATTTATATTTTTTTAATTTTTATATTGAATTAATTTAATATTTTTAATTTGTTTAGATTTATAAAAAATTTTATATAATTTATAATTATTATTTTCAAATATTTTTTATATATTTATATTTTATTTATATTTTTATCAATAAATTAATTTTATTAGTCAAGATGTTCTTTTATAGAGAATTTATAATAAAATGAAAATAAAAAATTTATTTTTAATATGTTTATTAATTTTTAGCATTAATGTAGGATACGCAAGTAATAGTTTTTTTTTTAAAGACATTGAATTTAATGGATTAAATAAAGTTTCTAAAGCAGAAGCTTTAAGTTATTTAACTTTTCATGAAAATGATTTTATTTCAATAAATGAAATAAAAAATAGTATAAAAAATTTAATTTTAAGTAAAAAATTTGAAGAAGTAAAGATTTGTAGATTAAAAACAAAAATTATTTTTAAAGTTAAAGAATATCCTTTTATATCTAAAATAAATATTTTTGGTAATGTTTCTTTAGATTTAAGTTATATTCAAAATATTTTAGATTCATGTGAAATTTCAGAAAATAATTTTTTAAATAAAAAAAAATTAATATCTTTAAAAGAAAAAATATTATATTACTATGTTAGTATTTTAAAAGATGGAACAATAGTTAATTTTAATATAATAAAAAAAAAAAATAATATAAAAAATTTAAATATAGAAATTTTAGAAGGAAATGATTTAAATATTAAAGAATTAAAAATTATAGGCAATAAAAAATTTTCTTCACAACAAATTATGTCTTATTTAAATTATTATAAAAAATATTCTTTTTTTAAAAAAATTATTAAATCTAAATATAATTATCAATATTTACAAGAAGATTTAAAAAATTTATATTATTTTTATAATAGTAAAGGATATATAAATTTTATTATTAAGAATACAAAATTAAATTATTCAAATGATAAAAAAAATGTTTCTATTATTATAGATGTGCATGAAGGACATCCATATTGTATTTCAGAAATTTCTATTGATGAAAATGATCCTTATATTTTTAAAAATTCAAAAATTTTATCTCAAATTAAATTAAATCAAATATATAATGTTGATGATGTAATTTCTTTAAAAAATAATATTATGGTAGAACTATTTAAAAATGGATACTTGTCTTCATCAGTTGAAATTAAACCATTAATTGATAAAGTTAATAAAAAAATTAAATTAATTTTTGATATTAATAAAAATAAACAATTTTATTTAAATAAAATTTTATTTTCTGGAAATAATTTAACAAAAAAAAAATATTTAATTAGAAAAATGCATCAAAAAGAACATTCTGTTATAAATAATGATTTTTTAACACAAGATTTAGAAGATTTAAAAGAAACTAATTTTTTTAGTGATATAAATTTAGAATTTCAACCAGTTTTTAATAAAAAGTTTAATGTTGTAAATTTAATTTATCATGTAAAAGAAAAAAAATCGAATGTTTTTAATTTTGGATTAGGTTATGATAATTTAAATAAATTAAATTTTAATTTGAGTTTTATAAAATATCATTTATTTAGAACAGGTAATTTATTATCTTTTTATTTTTCTAAATCATTTTATAAAAATTTATTTAAAATTTTTTATACTAATCCATATTTTTCAAATAAAAACTTTATTTTAACAGAAAATTTATTTGGAGATATTTTTGGAAAAGATTTAGATTTTTATAAAAATAATAAAGATATTTTTAAAATTCAATCTATAAAAAATATTTATTCTTCTATAAAAAATATGAAATTTTTAAATCATTCATATTTTAAAAATAATAAATTTAATTATGGTTTAGATATATCTCTTGGTGTTCCATTCTTAAATAATAATTTTTATAATTTATCTATAGGTTATGATCATTATGAATTTATAAAAAATTTAAAAAATTCTTCAACAAATAAAATAATTTTACAAAATAATTTATCAAATTTTTTAAATCAAGATAATTATTTATTTGTAATAAATAATTTTAATATTAATAATTCTATACATTTGAATACAATAAAAAATTATAATTTTTTTCCATTATCAGGAATAGATACAAATATTTCTTTAAAAATTTTTTTTCCAATTCAACAAAAAAATTATTTTAAATTTATTTTTGACACTAAACAATATTATCCAATTAAATATACAAATAATAATATTATTTTTCTTTTTCGTTCTTATTTTGGTTTTGAATGTTTTAAAGAAAACTCTTTATATTATAAAAATTATGATAATTTTCATGCAGAAAATGATTATACAATTAGAGGTTATTCGTATGATAGCATTGGATCAAAATTAATTTTAATAAATAAAGAAAATGATATAAACAATTTTAAAAATACAAATGAAATTAAAAAAAATAAAAATTATTTTATAAAAAATAATATTGGTGGAAATTTCATTTCTATTACAAATTTAGAATTAATTTCATCAATTCCATTTATTAAAAATGAATATTTAAAAAATTTTAAACTTTCTACTTTTTTAGATTTTGGAAGTATATGGATTAAAAATTTCTTTTTTAATACATCGCATTCGACATTTATGTATTTAAATCCAAATAAAATTTATTCTTCATATGGTTTCTCTTTAAAATGGAATTCTCCTTTTGGTTTATTTTCTTTATCTTATTCATTTCCTATAAATTCAAAAAATACAGATAATATCAAAAAATTTCAGATATTTTTTGGAAGATAACAATATATTTATTAAAAAAATATATTTTTATAATATTTTTTATTTTATTTATTTTTTAAATAAGATAAATTTTAAATATTTATTAAATTATTTAAATTAATTGGTAATTTTTTTTATGAAAATTTTAAAACAAATAAATTTTTTAAAATTTATTCCTCATAAATTTCCTTTTTTATTTATAGATCAAGTTACACATTTTAAAAAAAAATATTACTTATTTTCAAAATTTAAAGTAAAATCAAATAATATTTTTTTTTTAGGTCATTTTCCTAAAAATCCAATTTTTCCAGGAGTTTTGCTTTTAGAATCTATGATGCAATCTGCTGGAATTTTTTGTAAAATAAGTTATCCAAATATTTTTAAAAAAAAAATAAATTATTTAACATCAATAAAACATGCTAAATTTAGAAAATTAGTTTTTCCAAATGATATATTAAATATAAAAATTTTTTTTATTAATTTTCATAATAATTTTTTTAAATTTTCTGGTGTTATATTAATAGATAAAATTTTAGTATGTGAAGCTATAATTACTATTTATATCAAATAAATACTTAATATTAAATTTTAATATTATTTTTTTAATTTATTTTTATATAGGAAATTTTTATAAAATAATGTCTGATCCTTTATTTGTTCATCTTCGTGTTCATAGTGATTATTCTATATTAGATGGTTTATCTAAATTAGAAGAAATTATTAAAAAAACTTTTATTTTAAATCTTCCAGCTATTGGAATTACTGATTTTTCAAACTTATATGGAGTTATAAAATTTTATAAATTAGCTCACAAAAATGGAATTAAACCAATTATTGGAGCTGATTTTAATATTTTTTCTAATAAAATTAAAACTGAATTAACTATTTTAGCATATAATAATTTAGGTTATGAAAATTTAAAAATACTAATTTCTAAATCTTATAAAAGAAATTATATAATTTTAAAAAATGTTTTTATAAAAAAAAAGTGGTTAATTAAATATTCTAATGGTTTAATAGTTTTGTCTGGAGGAATTGACGGAGAAATTGGAGAATATATATTAAATAAAAAAAATTATTTATTAAATAAAACTTTGGATTTTTATCAAAAATATTTTAATGGATATTATTATTTAGAAATTTCTCGTCTTGGACGAATACATGAAGAGAAATATATTAATAAAATTTTAAAAATTTCTATGAAAAGAAACATTCCAGTTGTTGCAACAAATAATGTTCGATTTTTAAAAAAAAATGATTTTTCTTCTCATATGATTCGAGTAGCTATTCATCATGGAATTTCATTAAATCAAGCTAAAAAAAAATTTTATAAATATACGAAAAATCAATTTTTAAAAACTGAAAAAGAAATGATAAATTTATTTTTTGATATTCCTGAAGTATTAAAAAATTCAGTTGAAATTGCTAAAAGGTGTAATGTTTATATAAATTTTGGAAAATATTTTTTACCTAATTTTAATACTGGAATGATTAATGAAGAAAATTTTTTAAATAAAAAATCTTTTCAAGGATTAAAAAATAGATTTAAAAAAATAAATTTTAGCAAAGAAAATAATAAATTTTCTAAAAAAAATTATAAAAAAAGATTAAAAAATGAATTGAAAGTAATTAATAAAATGGGATTTCCTGGTTATTTTTTAGTGGTTATGGAGTTTATTAAATGGGCAAAAAAAAATAAAATTCCAGTTGGTCCAGGAAGAGGGTCTGGAGCTGGTTCATTAATTGCTTATGTTTTAAAAATTACAGAAATTGATCCAATTAAATTTGATTTATTGTTTGAACGTTTTTTAAATTTAGAAAGAATTTCTATGCCTGATTTTGATATTGATTTTTGTATGAATAAACGAGATTTAGTTATTAATCATGTTTCAAAAATTTATGGAAAAAGCTCTGTATCTCAAATTATTACTTTTGGAACTATGACTGCAAAAGCTGTAATACGTGATGTAGGTCGTGTTTTAGGTTATCCATATGGTTTTTTAAATAGAATATCAAAATTAATTCCTTTAGATCCTGGAATTTGTTTAAAAAATGCAATTTTAAATTCAAAAGAATTATCTTTATTATATAAATATGATGTTGATTTTAAAGATTTGATACAT is a window from the Buchnera aphidicola (Periphyllus koelreuteriae) genome containing:
- the dapD gene encoding 2,3,4,5-tetrahydropyridine-2,6-dicarboxylate N-succinyltransferase, with product MENLKNIIKKTYKQKEKNLFKKKNEKIINAIYSVIHMINLGKLRVSEKINNIWITHQWIKQAILLFLYLKKNKIFNGKITNYYDKIKLKYKNYTTKEFKRDKVRIVPSAIVRYGSFIEKNTVLMPCFINIGAYIGKNTMIDTWSTIGSCAQIGNNVHISGGVGIGGVLEPLQNNPTIIEDNCFIGARSEIVEGVIIEHGSVISMGVFIGQSTKIYDRTEDKIYFGRVPKNSVVVSGNILSKNKKYSLYSAIIVKKVDSKTLTKVEINNLLRGQIK
- the map gene encoding type I methionyl aminopeptidase yields the protein MKEVGKLTSKVLTMIKKKIDIGISTEEINNICHDYIYNKLKVTSACLGYKKYPKSICISVNDVVCHGIPNKNIILKNGDILNIDISLKKDGYFGDSSQMFLIGKCSKIAKKLCKITLKSLYESIKIIKPGIKLRKIGQTIQNIAYKNNFSIVKEYCGHGIGKSFHEEPYILHYDSPNQEIILKENMIFTIEPMINEGKRHIICDKDLWTIRTRDKSLSAQYEHTILITKNGYEVLTLRKNEKIV
- the rpsB gene encoding 30S ribosomal protein S2, with protein sequence MINISMKDMLKAGVHFGHQTRYWNPKMKPFIFGSQNKIHIINLEKTLPMFQTALIELKKIHSKNGKILFVGTKKSASSLIKNCAILCKQYYVNYRWLGGMLTNWKTVRQSIQYLKNLEIQSKDGTFNKLTKKEALIRTRKLLKLENSLGGIKDMGGIPDCLFIIDADYENIAIKEAHNLGIPIFSIVDTNSNPDGINFIIPGNDDAIRSVNFYLNKVISVIQENYTKIKKNTFKKIKK
- the tsf gene encoding translation elongation factor Ts, whose protein sequence is MKISSKLVKELRSITGVGILDCKKALLKKKGDINSSIDYLRKQGISKALNKFSRKTLQGSIFSGIKKNIGALLELNCETDFVSKDKYFINFGNKIIQTALKKNINNLNDLRILFESERTNLVSIIGENIKISRFSVLIGNFINSYIHRSRIGVLVQSNSSNDILTKNIAMHIAASKPLYLNPESVPKDIVLREQNIQLSMSTQTGKSHSIAKKIVSGRMKKFFSEITLLKQLFILDSKKTVENFLLENKIVLKNFLRFEMGEV
- the pyrH gene encoding UMP kinase, translated to MNISRSSLKYSRVVLKLSGESLTKVNNFSNIDSNALFSLSKEIKQIIDLNVELSIVIGAGNLFRGSQLQKIGINRVAADHIGMLSTIINGLVIHNSLSKMNIKTSLMSAIPVNGICEIYDWNKAINLLSNKTVVIFSAGIGNPFFTTDSAACLRAIEIKADIVLKGTKVDGVYTSDPKKNINSVLYSKLSYQEVLEKELKVMDLSAFTLARDYNIPIRVFNINNSGALKRIIQGFNEGTLIN
- the frr gene encoding ribosome recycling factor is translated as MENIKKDTRMNMEKCIKNFSILINKLRTDRASPDLIKDLSIEYYGKKILLHNISNIIVEDSRTLRINTFDKNTNKEIEKAIMNSNLGLNPISVGGIIRVPIPPLTEERRKNLIKILYQKSEKSKICIRMVRKNSNNIIKNLIKNKSIGKNEEKKYINEIQILTDFYIKEIDNLKKIKEKSLFHI
- the bamA gene encoding outer membrane protein assembly factor BamA, translated to MKIKNLFLICLLIFSINVGYASNSFFFKDIEFNGLNKVSKAEALSYLTFHENDFISINEIKNSIKNLILSKKFEEVKICRLKTKIIFKVKEYPFISKINIFGNVSLDLSYIQNILDSCEISENNFLNKKKLISLKEKILYYYVSILKDGTIVNFNIIKKKNNIKNLNIEILEGNDLNIKELKIIGNKKFSSQQIMSYLNYYKKYSFFKKIIKSKYNYQYLQEDLKNLYYFYNSKGYINFIIKNTKLNYSNDKKNVSIIIDVHEGHPYCISEISIDENDPYIFKNSKILSQIKLNQIYNVDDVISLKNNIMVELFKNGYLSSSVEIKPLIDKVNKKIKLIFDINKNKQFYLNKILFSGNNLTKKKYLIRKMHQKEHSVINNDFLTQDLEDLKETNFFSDINLEFQPVFNKKFNVVNLIYHVKEKKSNVFNFGLGYDNLNKLNFNLSFIKYHLFRTGNLLSFYFSKSFYKNLFKIFYTNPYFSNKNFILTENLFGDIFGKDLDFYKNNKDIFKIQSIKNIYSSIKNMKFLNHSYFKNNKFNYGLDISLGVPFLNNNFYNLSIGYDHYEFIKNLKNSSTNKIILQNNLSNFLNQDNYLFVINNFNINNSIHLNTIKNYNFFPLSGIDTNISLKIFFPIQQKNYFKFIFDTKQYYPIKYTNNNIIFLFRSYFGFECFKENSLYYKNYDNFHAENDYTIRGYSYDSIGSKLILINKENDINNFKNTNEIKKNKNYFIKNNIGGNFISITNLELISSIPFIKNEYLKNFKLSTFLDFGSIWIKNFFFNTSHSTFMYLNPNKIYSSYGFSLKWNSPFGLFSLSYSFPINSKNTDNIKKFQIFFGR
- the fabZ gene encoding 3-hydroxyacyl-ACP dehydratase FabZ encodes the protein MKILKQINFLKFIPHKFPFLFIDQVTHFKKKYYLFSKFKVKSNNIFFLGHFPKNPIFPGVLLLESMMQSAGIFCKISYPNIFKKKINYLTSIKHAKFRKLVFPNDILNIKIFFINFHNNFFKFSGVILIDKILVCEAIITIYIK